The nucleotide window ggcaggtgccaaatcctgctgaaaaataaaatcatcatctccaaaatgcttgtcggcagcaggaagcatgaagtgctctaaaatttcctggtagacagctgcgttgactgtgggagacaatggacccacaccagcagatgacatgctccccaaaccatcactgactgtggaaactctacactggactttaagcagcttgacttttgtgcctctccagtcttcctccagactctgggaccttgatttccaaatgaaatgctaaatttgctttcatctgaaaacaggacttgggaccactgggcaacagaccagtactttttctccttagcccagcacagatgcttctgacgttgtttttggttcaggagtggcttgacgcatggaCTTCTTCAGCTGTAGTCCATGTCATGCAGATGTCTGTATGTGgaggttcttgatgcactgacattagcctcagtccactcctcatgaagctcccccagatttctgaactgcccttgcttgacaatcctctcaaggctagggtcatccctgtcacttgtgcaccttttccggccacatttttcccttcctcttaacgCTCTGTTAATATACATCgatactgcgctctgtgagcatccagctttttttttcaattgccttttgagacttttcctccttatggagggtgtcaatgatggtcttctgcacaaccgtcaagtcagcagtgttctccatgattctgaagcctactaagccagactgaggcaatttaaaggctgaggaaacctttgcagttgttttgagttaattagctaactagattgggacacagggagcctacaatgttgaactttgtcatgatattctaattttgtgaaatattggatttgttttttttatctgtAATCCATAATTATTCAAATTGAAACAAAtgaaggcttgaaatatttcactttgtgtgtagtgaactaatataacatacaagtttcactttttgaaacaaattattgaaataaatggacccTCGATATTCAacttttttggcacatacctgtatatatCTCTTGATATATGCTGTCCTTTCTCTACTAATGCAGCATCTAGTCAACAAAGTAATTACTAAATAGTGATATGAAAACATGCATTATGGTTCGTTGTCGATGTTTTAAATCCCGCTCTGTTCAGCATGCAACCGCTTCAGCAATggacgcaacccggaaaaactatcggtatggatttttgccgataatcGGTACATCGGTCGACTTCTATTATAATGTCAAGTCAAgttaagattatttatacagcgctttttacaatacaagttgtgtcaaagcaaccttacagtattaaaataataaagtaaaatgtcaataataatgcaagaggtccatattgcaacaaagtcaaattggggaggactcatctggttcccatggccttgtgtcggtggccgtttagggtaggagttctttcttgatgatctgtctctggggctcatctagttgacacgatatccgctgacattcggctgtaggtgttgatccaccatctgctcttggtttggactggatccgggggactgcagtgaccatctgatctggatacggactggatctggtggctatggtgacctgggaataagaaacaaacaaactaatattaatgtagatgcaagagttccaagttgccacaaaatcagattggagaggactcatcttgttttcgctgtcttgcgtcaatggccgtctaggtgatgaggtcttcactgatgatctgtctttgatgtggtctctgctgacattcagggctgtagaggatatctctgggtgctgatgggcacggactagatccgggagactgcagtgaccgtctgatctggatacaggtggctgcggtgacctcggaataagaaggaaagatactaatattagcgtagatgccattcttcttctgatgcaacgagtacatcaggtgttataggaagtgtccctggttccggttgacctaaataatgcagcctaacaatcctttaacggatttggattatgaaatttattaagtgtaggccaggttaaagaaaTGGGTCtgtgagtgtgtctgcctcccgaacagtgttaggtagattgttccagagtttgggtgcTAAACGTGAAAAAGatctgattttgatattctaggtactatcaaattgccagaattttgagaacgcagcggacgtgagggactataatatgataagagttcgctcaagtactgaggagctaaaccattcagggctttataagtaattagctagattttaaaatctatacgatgtttaatagggagccagtgcagtgctgacagaaccgggctaatatggtcatactttctggttctagtaagaactctagctgctgcattttggactctgaggtactccatactgcacttgtgattgatatgatacctcgtcattcactgctacgaattgatggcggtcagataagtacgattcgaaccaagccagtgcactacccctaatgccaacataattttcaagtctatttaaaagaatattgtggtcaatggtgtcaaacgcagcactaagatccagtagcactaatatagagatgcatccacgatcggatgacaggagtAAATAAAGTAAATGCCTCTTTGGTGACCCCAAATGActccaaatttttgaacagtaatgtatattgTATTACATTCTGGAAGCAAAACTGCTTTCTAACTGATTAGATGTCTATCTTGCAGGTGTGACTGAGCCGCAGCTCAGTAAACGTGTCATTAAAGCGATTACCAAAGAGAGACTAGAGGAGGCCAGAGGAGCAGGACAGCGCCTGTGTGTTGATCTCAGCATGACTGACTGCCTTTCTCCCAAAGTGAGATTTACTAAACAAACACAACATGATTTAGACGCGGAAGTCTGACAGGTTGATACCTGACCCTGCTTGCTTGATAAATAGGGTGAGAGTTTTATTTATTCATGCTTTTTTTCTCACAGGAAATCAGCCGTCTTGCATGTCAGATCAGGCGCCTCTATGGATGCAACAAGAAAGCCTTACAGCCATTCCGCATTTTTCTGACAGAGTTAAAAGAGGACAGTCTGCTCTATAAGGAATGTGTTCGAATGAATGACGGCTTCATCAATTATCTGGTTAGCAAGAATTAACTAGTCTTGATTTAAAAAATTTCAAAAACAGATATGTACAGTACTGAGTTTTGTTATTGTGTATCTGTTTCTCACAGATTGATGTGACTGAGGAGAGCTGGTTTCATCTGTTTCCCTCAGAAGATGTGATATATTTAACCCCAGACGCAAGTGAAGGTTCATATCGCACATATTCTATACTGTAGTAAGCATTAAGTGAACATGAAATCGAAAATCACCCTATTGCCTTTTTATAGTGCATGGTCCTAGTTTGATTGTGCATGAGAAATTGGTGCAAACTGTTTCAAATGGCAAAAACGTTTGTCTCTGTGGCATTTTTATCAAATTTTTATATtaactttaatttttaaaaaaaaatatttaaatatttagggttgcaaaggggttGAAATTTTctggaaagtttccaaaaaaTGCCTGTAAGATTcccaaaaatcctggaaagtttccaaaGTTTCTGAAATGTACAGAAAATGTTTCACCTTTTTGCAgccatatttataataaatattaattaaatataaaacaataatatttatttagaaatatttatattatatgatatatttatattaatatttaatattattttttatagtgtttaataatgttttaatcacttttatttgttgtttttttctataacttgatatttttatattattttatttcagtttaagtaaTTTTACTTTGTCgtcttacttttttttattttcaagtgTTAGTTTTTCATCTGTTATTTATATTCTATTTAAATTGAGTTTTAATTCAGTTACCAAAAAACAGTTTTAGTAAACAACATCTGTGTAATTTTCCCCCATTAAATACCATCTTCCAATCATAAATTAGTCAGATGTAAAAGTGAAACTGATTGAGAGTGATATTAAGGTTAAGTCGTAAAGTTTAGATAATATTAATGTGAATGAGACAATATTGAACTTGCGATACCTAATCTCATTTTAGTTCTGCGTAACTGTTTATTATGTTTCCCTGTTAGCTTTAGAGTCCGTGGAGGAAGATAAAGTCTACATCCTTGGAGGTTTAGTGGATGAAACCATACAAAAGGTGAGACTCATACTTGTGTTCATATCATCATTTATTAAAGATGTATTAATGAGAGATTTAATAGTGGAGAAACAGTTAAACTAAACACAATCTCATGCTGGATCCTTTAAGAAAATAAGCTATACGAGGGCGACAGAGCTCAGCGTTCGAACAGCCCGGCTCCCGATTGACGAGTACATGGTGAAGAGACCAAACCCCAAAAACTTTCACTCCAAAATATTGGCCATCAACCAAGGTGATAACCTTTACATACACTCTTgaaaacaaaggtgcttcacgatgccatagaagaacctttttagtctaaatggttccataaagaacctttaaa belongs to Garra rufa chromosome 3, GarRuf1.0, whole genome shotgun sequence and includes:
- the trmt10b gene encoding tRNA methyltransferase 10 homolog B — translated: MEEDICPESVSKVNDPADLLQFLRIEVELESVGDREETACSKNVMRKQRNWERRLEAKKSKRKEEKERKKLNRQNKGVTEPQLSKRVIKAITKERLEEARGAGQRLCVDLSMTDCLSPKEISRLACQIRRLYGCNKKALQPFRIFLTELKEDSLLYKECVRMNDGFINYLIDVTEESWFHLFPSEDVIYLTPDASEALESVEEDKVYILGGLVDETIQKKISYTRATELSVRTARLPIDEYMVKRPNPKNFHSKILAINQVFEILLTFRETKDWTKALAAGIPPGKGYMVASAASTEIINSPEEL